GGCCGGTCACCGTGGTGCCGTAGGGGCCGCCCCTCCGGCTCGCGCAGCCCGGCGCGGTGAGGCACCGTGGGAGAAGCGAACGGACCACCCCACGGACCGGGGAGACTGCCATGGCCCACACCTACCGGGTGACCGAGATCGTCGGCTCGTCCGGCGAGAGCGTCGACGACGCGATCCGCTCCGCCATCGGCCGTGCCTCGAAGACGCTCCGGAACCTTGACTGGTTCGAGGTCGGCCAGGTGCGCGGGCATATCGAGAACGGCCGGATCGCGCACTACCAGGTGGGACTGAAGGTCGGATTCCGGCTCGAGGACCCCGACGCCGGCTCCGGGGACCGGGCCGGCTGACCCCGGCTCAGCCACGGGGCACGACGGTGGACAGCACGGACGGCAGCGGATACCAGTCGGCGGTCGCGAAGCTCGCGTGCCGCCCGGCGAGTTCGGACACCCGGTTCCGCGCCTGGGCCTCGGTGGGGTGGGTGCCGTCGATCGGGGGCGCCACGTTGTGCGCGTCCGTCATGATCAGCAGGTAGTGGCGGTCGTCGTACCAGGCGGTGTCGACACCACTGGTGACATACGTGGACGCGTCCCCGTCGAAGAGCACGAACCACGGCCGGAGGGCGGCGTCGGTGTAGCGGGTGCGCGGGTCGCCCGAGGCGGCGCCGTGGACGGCGGGGAAGGCGGCGGCCTGACCGAGCTTCCCGGCGGCGGACAGGTCCCGCAGATGGGTGGCGTACTCGCGGTCGGTCCACAGCGTGTCGAGGGGGTTGTTCTCCTCGACCGTGCCCGGTATCAGCTCGACGACGAACTTGCCCGCGAGCGCCGAGCGGGACGGCCAGCCGCCCGCCTGGACCGCCTCGTCGAGGGTGGCATGGCCGCCCACCACATCGGCCGGGCGCAGCACCGCGTCGCCCAGGGTGGCGCCGAGGAGGGCGTCGAGGTCGGCCGGGCCGCGGCCCTTCTTGCCGTTGAAGCCGTCCTTCATCTCGACCTTGACGAGGATGGGACGGTGCCCCGGATGGGCCTGGTGCCAGGCCCGCATGTCGGCGAGGCAGCCGGCCAGGCTCTGGTCGCGGGGCTTGGTGCGCAGTTCGCCGGGGCTCGCGGCGTTCTCGCAGTTGTTGTCGTTGCCGAGCGGGTTGGAGTGCGAGACCCGCCAGCCGGCGCCGAAGGCGTTGGTCCACACATCGAGTTCCAGGAGCGAGGCCCCGGAGTCCAGCGCGTCCGCGAAGTAAGGGTACTTGGCCTTCTCGTACGCGTTGTGCACCCCCACCGAGGTGGTGGCGGAGTACGACGGATCGTCCGCGGTGGCGGGCCGGGCGTCGGCCGGTGCCGTCAGACACAGTGCGGCGGCCGCCGCGGCGACCGCCACCGTTCCCGTGCGCCGGGCATGACCGCGCGCCGGACTCCCCACCCTGCCCATGTGTCCCCACCCTCGTCGATGCCACGACCAACTGGGCAGAATCGTACGGGAGTCGCGTCATGGGTTACGAGCGGTCAAGGGTCACAGCGGTACGGGCCCGGCGGCGTGCTGCCGCTGAGCCCGTCTCATGTGCCGCGTCTCACACGGCTGGGGGTCGTTCGGGGAGCAGGGACCCACCTGTGAGGGCCCCACCCGTCAGAGCCACCCGTCAGGGCCGCTCCCCCACCCCGGTCGTCGCGGCCTCGCGCGCCCGTCCGCCGGGCAGCTTGGGGGCCAGCGGGGCGGTCTGGTCCATACCGGTACCGCGCCGCAGCCCGCTGAGGAACTCCTGGAGCGTCTCGACCGCGGTGTGCCGGGGCCGCCAGCCCAGTTCCTCCTGGGCGCGGGTGGTGTCCATCAGCGGGAGCCGCAGGGCGGCGTCGAACAGCTGGGGCGAGGGCGGCAGCAGATGCAGATGCCAGGCCGTGGCCATGGCCGAGCGGGCGGCGAAGCGCGGGATCCGCACCGTCCGCGCGTCCAGCAGAGCGGCCAGCGTCTCGCCGTCCACCGGCGGTTCGGCCGCGAGGTTGAAGGCGCCGCGCACCTGACGGCCGAGCGCCAGCCGGTACGCCTCGGCGGCGTCGTCGGTGTGCAGGACCTGGAGCCGCAGCCCGGGCAGGTCGAAGACGGCGGGCAGGAAGGTGGAGCGGACCAGCCGCCGGGGCAGGAACGGGCCCATGAAGAGCCGGCGCTGCTCGGCCGCCGCCTCCTCCTTGAAGAGGAAGCCGGGCCGCATCCGCACCACCCGGACCTGCGGATGCTCCCGTTCGAAGATGTCCAGCATCCGCTCCACATACGCCTTCTCACGGCAGTACGCGGCCTCCGGCCAGCCATCGGTGGGCCAGGACTCGTCCACCGGGCGGCCGTCCTCGGGCCCGGGCGAGTAGGCGCCCACCGAGGAGGCGTACACCAGCACCGGCACCTCGGCCCGTGCCACCGCCTCGAAGACCCGCCTGCTGCCGAGGACATTGGTGGCCCAGGTGACGGCGGGCCGGTGGCTGGGCTGGATCAGCCAGGCGAGGTGGATGACCGCGTCGGCGCCCTCGAAGTGCCGTACGAGGTCGGCCTCCTCACGGGCGTCCCGCCCGAGGTCCGCCCGCACCCAGGTGGTCTTCGGCGGCGACCAGCTCGGCACCCTGCGGGCGACGCCCACGATCGACTCGATGTCCGGGGCCTCGCCGAGCGCGCGGACGACGCTCGTACCGGCGTTGCCGGTGGCCCCGACCACCACCGCGCGCATTCCGTGCTTGACACCCATGGGTCCGCTCCTTCCGGCAGCGTCGTGTCGTCCTCAGTCGTCCTCAGTCATCCCGGTTTCCGTCCTGGTTTCAGTCCTGCGTTTCAGCCCTTGCCGACCAGCTGCCGCGCGGCCGTGACGATCGCGTCCGCGTCGATTCCCGCGTCGCTCAGCTGCTCCGCGGGGGTCGAGGAGGCCGGCATCATGCGCACCGCGAGCCGGATCATCCGGGGCACCGGACGGCCGTCGCCGAACGCCTCGAGCACCGCGTCGCCCAGTCCGCCCTCGGGGTGGTGGTCCTCCACGGTGACCAGCCGGCCCGTCGCCTCGGCGGCGGCGCGCAGCGTCTCGGCGTCCACCGGCTTGAGCGAGTACAGGTCGATGACGCGGGCCGGGATGCCCTCCTCGGCGAGCCGGTCGGCCGCCTCGACGGCCTCGTGCAGGGTGACCCCGGCGCCGACCAGGGTGACCCGGTCCTCGTCACTGGAGCGCACCACCTTGGAGCCGCCGATGGGGAAGCTCTCGGTGGGCGGGTAGATGACCGGCGTTCCGCCGCGGGTGGTGCGCAGATAGCGGATGCCGGACTCCCCGGCCATGGCCGCGGTCAGCTGGGCGGTCTGGTTGGCGTCGCACGGGTAGAGCACCGTGCTGCCGTGCACCGCCCGCATGGCGGCCAGGTCCTCCAGACCCATCTGCGAGGGCCCGTCCTCACCGATGGCCACCCCGGCGTGGGAGCCGATGAGGTTGAGGTCGGCGTCGCTGATGGAGGCCATCCGGATGAAGTCGTAGGCCCGGGAGAAGAAGGCCGCGAAGGTGGAGACGTACGGGTTCCAGCCGCGGGTCTGCATGCCGACGGCGGCGGCCACCAGCTGCTGCTCGGCGATGAAGAACTCGAAGTACCGCTC
This genomic interval from Streptomyces asiaticus contains the following:
- a CDS encoding dodecin, with protein sequence MAHTYRVTEIVGSSGESVDDAIRSAIGRASKTLRNLDWFEVGQVRGHIENGRIAHYQVGLKVGFRLEDPDAGSGDRAG
- a CDS encoding phosphatidylinositol-specific phospholipase C domain-containing protein, giving the protein MGRVGSPARGHARRTGTVAVAAAAAALCLTAPADARPATADDPSYSATTSVGVHNAYEKAKYPYFADALDSGASLLELDVWTNAFGAGWRVSHSNPLGNDNNCENAASPGELRTKPRDQSLAGCLADMRAWHQAHPGHRPILVKVEMKDGFNGKKGRGPADLDALLGATLGDAVLRPADVVGGHATLDEAVQAGGWPSRSALAGKFVVELIPGTVEENNPLDTLWTDREYATHLRDLSAAGKLGQAAAFPAVHGAASGDPRTRYTDAALRPWFVLFDGDASTYVTSGVDTAWYDDRHYLLIMTDAHNVAPPIDGTHPTEAQARNRVSELAGRHASFATADWYPLPSVLSTVVPRG
- a CDS encoding NAD-dependent epimerase/dehydratase family protein; amino-acid sequence: MGVKHGMRAVVVGATGNAGTSVVRALGEAPDIESIVGVARRVPSWSPPKTTWVRADLGRDAREEADLVRHFEGADAVIHLAWLIQPSHRPAVTWATNVLGSRRVFEAVARAEVPVLVYASSVGAYSPGPEDGRPVDESWPTDGWPEAAYCREKAYVERMLDIFEREHPQVRVVRMRPGFLFKEEAAAEQRRLFMGPFLPRRLVRSTFLPAVFDLPGLRLQVLHTDDAAEAYRLALGRQVRGAFNLAAEPPVDGETLAALLDARTVRIPRFAARSAMATAWHLHLLPPSPQLFDAALRLPLMDTTRAQEELGWRPRHTAVETLQEFLSGLRRGTGMDQTAPLAPKLPGGRAREAATTGVGERP